From one Streptomyces spiramyceticus genomic stretch:
- a CDS encoding alpha/beta fold hydrolase: MSESSASSAVEVAAEAATTAAAGNWRRAGVAGAAIGVVAAGAAAGVAIERLTVGRGMRRKARLALDASGPYGALRGMPGRALADDGTEIYYEVDEVDVDSGSAGPRRRRLFGRKTPAPVTVVFSHGFCLSQDSWHFQRAALRGVVRTVHWDQRSHGRSARGSAQAEGVAVDIEQLGRDLKAVVDAAAPEGPLVLVGHSMGGMTVMALADQFPELIRERVVGAVFVGTSSGKLGEVNFGLPVAGVAAVRRVLPRVLRALGSQAEIVERGRRATADLFAGLIKRYSFGSKDVDPAVTRFAERMIESTPIDVVAEFYPAFTNHDKADALQIFAEVPVLVLAGDKDLVTPSEHSEGIADLLPDAELVIVPDAGHLVMLEHPEVVTDRLADLLARVGAVPAAANVGTYGSTAQPGG, from the coding sequence GTGAGCGAGAGCAGCGCGTCGAGCGCGGTGGAGGTGGCGGCCGAGGCCGCCACCACTGCCGCCGCCGGCAACTGGCGCCGGGCGGGTGTGGCCGGCGCGGCGATAGGTGTGGTCGCGGCCGGTGCTGCCGCGGGCGTCGCGATCGAGCGGCTGACCGTCGGGCGGGGCATGCGCAGGAAGGCGCGGCTCGCCCTCGACGCCTCCGGACCGTACGGCGCTCTGCGCGGCATGCCGGGCCGGGCGCTCGCCGACGACGGCACCGAGATCTACTACGAGGTGGACGAGGTCGACGTCGACAGCGGCTCTGCCGGGCCGCGCCGCCGCCGGCTGTTCGGGCGCAAGACCCCGGCTCCCGTCACCGTCGTCTTCAGTCACGGCTTCTGCCTGAGCCAGGATTCGTGGCACTTTCAGCGCGCCGCGCTGCGCGGTGTCGTACGCACCGTCCACTGGGACCAGCGCAGTCACGGGCGCTCGGCGCGCGGTTCGGCGCAGGCCGAGGGGGTGGCGGTCGACATCGAGCAGCTGGGGCGCGACCTCAAGGCGGTGGTCGACGCGGCCGCGCCCGAGGGGCCGCTGGTGCTGGTGGGGCACTCGATGGGTGGCATGACGGTGATGGCCCTGGCCGACCAGTTTCCTGAGCTCATTCGTGAGCGTGTGGTGGGAGCCGTGTTTGTCGGTACGTCGTCGGGGAAGCTCGGGGAGGTCAATTTCGGCCTGCCGGTCGCGGGCGTGGCCGCCGTACGCCGTGTCCTGCCGCGCGTGCTGCGGGCGCTCGGTTCGCAGGCGGAGATCGTCGAGCGGGGCCGGCGCGCGACCGCCGATCTCTTCGCCGGGCTGATCAAGCGGTACTCGTTCGGCTCGAAGGACGTCGACCCGGCGGTGACGCGGTTCGCGGAGAGGATGATCGAGAGCACTCCGATCGATGTGGTCGCCGAGTTCTATCCGGCGTTTACGAATCACGACAAGGCGGATGCGCTGCAGATCTTCGCCGAGGTGCCGGTGCTCGTCCTCGCGGGCGACAAGGATCTGGTGACGCCCAGCGAGCACAGCGAGGGCATCGCGGACCTGCTGCCCGACGCCGAGCTGGTGATAGTCCCGGACGCCGGACACCTCGTCATGCTGGAGCATCCGGAGGTGGTCACCGACCGCCTCGCGGACCTGCTGGCGCGCGTGGGCGCCGTACCGGCAGCGGCTAACGTTGGGACGTATGGAAGCACCGCACAGCCCGGTGGCTGA
- the tsaE gene encoding tRNA (adenosine(37)-N6)-threonylcarbamoyltransferase complex ATPase subunit type 1 TsaE produces the protein MEAPHSPVADPTATVTATFTVNAPDLMQDLGRRLAKVLRPGDLVMLTGELGAGKTTLTRGLGEGLGVRGAVTSPTFVIARVHPSLTGGPALVHVDAYRLGGGLDEMEDLDLDVSLPDSVVVVEWGEGKVEELSDDRLHVVIHRAVGDTDDEVRAVTLVGVGERWSGEDLAALGV, from the coding sequence ATGGAAGCACCGCACAGCCCGGTGGCTGACCCCACCGCCACAGTCACCGCCACGTTCACCGTCAACGCGCCCGACCTGATGCAGGATTTGGGGCGCCGACTCGCGAAAGTTCTGCGCCCCGGCGATCTGGTGATGCTCACCGGCGAGCTCGGCGCGGGCAAGACGACGCTGACACGCGGGCTGGGCGAAGGGCTCGGGGTGCGCGGCGCTGTGACGTCGCCGACGTTCGTCATCGCCCGCGTCCACCCCTCGCTGACCGGGGGTCCCGCACTGGTGCATGTGGACGCGTACCGGCTGGGCGGAGGGCTGGACGAGATGGAGGATCTTGATCTCGACGTCTCGCTGCCGGACTCCGTGGTGGTCGTCGAGTGGGGCGAGGGGAAAGTCGAAGAGCTGTCGGACGACCGGCTGCATGTGGTGATCCACCGGGCCGTGGGTGACACCGACGACGAGGTGCGCGCGGTCACCCTGGTCGGTGTCGGCGAGCGGTGGAGCGGCGAGGATCTTGCCGCGCTGGGCGTCTGA
- the tsaB gene encoding tRNA (adenosine(37)-N6)-threonylcarbamoyltransferase complex dimerization subunit type 1 TsaB, translating into MLLLAVDTATSAVTVALHDGTSVLAEARQVDARRHGELLLPAVDRVLAEAGLKLDAVTGVVVGVGPGPYTGLRVGLATAETFGLVLGVPVHGLCTLDGLAYAAGVTGPFAVATDARRKEVYWARYADARTRVSEPAVDRPADIAEELEGLPVVGAGALLYPDSFPDARGPEHQSAGALAALAAEKLAAGESFLAPLPLYLRRPDAQVPKNYKVVTPK; encoded by the coding sequence GTGCTCCTGCTCGCCGTTGATACCGCCACGTCCGCCGTCACCGTCGCCCTCCATGACGGCACTTCCGTCCTCGCCGAAGCCCGTCAGGTCGACGCGCGCCGGCACGGGGAGCTGCTGCTGCCCGCCGTCGACCGGGTGCTCGCCGAAGCCGGTCTGAAACTCGACGCCGTGACCGGTGTGGTCGTCGGCGTGGGACCGGGCCCCTATACCGGGCTGCGGGTCGGCCTCGCGACGGCCGAGACCTTCGGCCTCGTGCTCGGCGTGCCCGTGCACGGACTGTGCACGCTGGACGGTCTCGCGTACGCCGCGGGGGTCACCGGCCCCTTCGCGGTCGCCACCGACGCGCGCCGCAAGGAGGTCTACTGGGCGCGGTACGCCGATGCCCGTACGCGCGTCTCCGAACCCGCCGTCGACCGGCCCGCCGACATCGCCGAGGAGCTGGAGGGCCTGCCCGTGGTCGGCGCCGGGGCGCTGCTTTACCCCGACTCCTTCCCCGACGCGCGCGGCCCCGAGCACCAGTCGGCGGGCGCGCTCGCGGCGCTGGCCGCCGAGAAGCTCGCGGCGGGGGAGTCCTTCCTGGCTCCTCTGCCGCTGTATCTGCGCAGGCCCGACGCGCAGGTGCCGAAGAACTACAAGGTGGTCACGCCCAAGTGA
- the rimI gene encoding ribosomal protein S18-alanine N-acetyltransferase produces MRWWDIEPVLELERELFPEDAWSPGMFWSELAHAGGPQATRRYVVAEQDGKIVGYAGLAAAGGLGDVQTIAAARDQWGTGLGARLLTDLLEHATAFECAEVLLEVRVDNTRAQKLYERFGFEPIGFRRGYYQPGNIDALVMRLTDPANPANTANPANTVEETEIHHG; encoded by the coding sequence ATGCGCTGGTGGGACATCGAACCGGTGCTTGAACTGGAGCGCGAGCTGTTCCCCGAGGACGCCTGGTCGCCCGGGATGTTCTGGTCCGAGCTCGCCCACGCGGGCGGGCCGCAGGCCACCCGCCGCTATGTGGTGGCCGAGCAGGACGGCAAGATCGTCGGGTACGCCGGGCTCGCCGCCGCCGGAGGCCTCGGCGACGTACAGACCATCGCTGCCGCCCGCGACCAGTGGGGGACCGGGCTCGGCGCCCGGCTGCTCACCGATCTGCTGGAGCACGCGACCGCCTTCGAATGCGCGGAGGTGCTCCTCGAAGTGCGCGTCGACAACACGCGCGCGCAGAAGCTGTACGAGCGCTTCGGCTTCGAGCCGATCGGCTTCCGGCGCGGCTACTACCAGCCCGGCAACATCGACGCGCTCGTGATGCGACTCACCGACCCGGCGAACCCGGCAAACACAGCGAACCCCGCAAACACAGTGGAAGAAACCGAGATTCACCATGGCTGA
- the tsaD gene encoding tRNA (adenosine(37)-N6)-threonylcarbamoyltransferase complex transferase subunit TsaD has protein sequence MADEPLVLGIETSCDETGVGVVRGTTLLADAIASSVDEHARFGGVVPEVASRAHLEAMVPTIERALKEAGVAASDLDGIAVTAGPGLAGALLVGVSAAKAYAYALGKPLYGVNHLASHICVDQLEHGPLPEPTMALLVSGGHSSLLLAPDITSDVRPMGATIDDAAGEAFDKIARVLNLGFPGGPVIDRLAKEGDPKAIAFPRGLTGPRDAAYDFSFSGLKTSVARWIEAKRSAGEDVPVRDVAASFQEAVVDVLTRKAVRACKDEGVDHLMIGGGVAANSRLRALAAERCERAGIQLRVPRPGLCTDNGAMVAALGAEMVARNRAASDWDLSADSSLPVTETHVPGAAHDHDHVHEISKDNLYS, from the coding sequence ATGGCTGACGAACCGCTCGTCCTCGGCATCGAGACCTCCTGCGACGAGACCGGCGTCGGCGTCGTCCGCGGTACGACCCTCCTCGCCGACGCGATCGCGTCGAGCGTCGACGAACACGCCCGCTTCGGCGGTGTGGTGCCGGAGGTCGCGTCGCGCGCACACCTGGAGGCGATGGTTCCGACCATCGAGCGTGCGCTGAAGGAGGCGGGCGTCGCCGCCTCGGACCTGGACGGCATCGCGGTGACGGCCGGTCCCGGGCTCGCTGGTGCGTTGCTGGTGGGGGTGTCCGCGGCGAAGGCCTATGCGTACGCGCTCGGGAAGCCGCTGTACGGCGTGAACCACCTGGCCTCGCACATCTGCGTCGACCAGCTGGAGCACGGGCCGCTGCCCGAGCCGACGATGGCGCTGCTGGTGAGCGGCGGACACTCGTCACTGCTGCTGGCCCCGGACATTACGAGCGATGTACGGCCGATGGGCGCGACCATCGACGACGCGGCGGGCGAGGCCTTCGACAAGATCGCGCGGGTGCTGAACCTGGGCTTCCCCGGCGGTCCCGTCATCGACCGGCTCGCGAAGGAGGGCGACCCCAAGGCGATCGCCTTCCCGCGCGGTCTGACGGGGCCGCGCGACGCGGCGTACGACTTCTCCTTCTCGGGGCTGAAGACGTCGGTGGCGCGCTGGATCGAGGCCAAGCGCAGCGCGGGCGAGGACGTGCCGGTGCGTGATGTGGCGGCGTCCTTCCAGGAGGCGGTCGTCGACGTCCTGACCCGCAAGGCCGTCCGGGCCTGCAAGGACGAGGGCGTCGACCACCTGATGATCGGCGGCGGCGTGGCGGCCAACTCGCGGCTGCGGGCGCTCGCGGCGGAGCGGTGCGAGCGGGCCGGCATCCAGCTGCGCGTGCCGCGTCCGGGGCTGTGCACGGACAACGGGGCGATGGTGGCGGCGCTGGGCGCGGAGATGGTGGCGCGCAACCGGGCGGCGTCGGACTGGGATCTGTCGGCGGACTCGTCGCTGCCGGTGACCGAGACGCACGTACCGGGTGCCGCTCACGATCATGATCACGTGCACGAGATCAGCAAGGACAACCTCTACTCATGA